Proteins encoded together in one Amblyomma americanum isolate KBUSLIRL-KWMA chromosome 1, ASM5285725v1, whole genome shotgun sequence window:
- the LOC144115430 gene encoding uncharacterized protein LOC144115430, producing the protein MGGQVLAWLLIAACVGQAFSGYLVNRRGYGGGGYGGGGYGGGGYGGSGYGGGGYSTRSSYGGGGGGGYGGGYGGSGGYGVTSAYRGRGGGGYGGGGYGSGGGYRSYGGSYGGYRGGGYGGGKTYTSSVSYGGGRYGGGGYSGGSYGGGAYGGGGYGGGGYGGGGYGGGGYGGSSYGKSGYVAVRSHGGRGYDRGYGSGYGGGYGGGSGGYGKSYYKW; encoded by the exons ATGGGTGGCCAG GTGCTCGCTTGGCTTCTGATCGCTGCCTGCGTGGGGCAGGCATTCTCGGGATACTTGGTCAACCGGCGGGGTTACGGCGGGGGTGGATACGGCGGTGGTGGATACGGTGGTGGCGGATACGGCGGTAGCGGATACGGCGGTGGTGGATACTCCACCCGAAGCTCCTACGgaggtggtggcggcggcggctacGGTGGTGGCTACGGCGGTAGCGGTGGTTACGGAGTCACTAGTGCCTacagaggaagaggaggaggtggCTATGGCGGAGGCGGATACGGCTCCGGAGGCGGCTACAGGTCCTACGGTGGCAGCTATGGAGGCTACAGAGGTGGTGGTTATGGAGGAGGCAAGACATATACGAGCAGCGTGAGCTACGGAGGTGGCAGGTACGGCGGCGGTGGATACAGTGGAGGCAGCTACGGCGGTGGTGCATATGGCGGCGGCGGGTACGGCGGAGGAGGCTATGGCGGTGGCGGCTACGGCGGCGGTGGTTACGGAGGAAGTAGCTACGGCAAAAGTGGCTATGTAGCTGTGAGGTCACATGGAGGCAGAGGTTACGATCGGGGCTACGGTAGCGGCTATGGTGGGGGTTACGGTGGTGGATCGGGAGGCTATGGGAAGTCCTATTACAAGTGGTAA
- the LOC144115431 gene encoding uncharacterized protein LOC144115431, whose amino-acid sequence MLKNVVQALALGALFVFLAAGHPLPEEPESSPAAEARADDIAHAVEQVSADGVASPDGSPEAAVVETAAAGAVPGEAAGEVAPSSDGASEVAAAAGGAHGPLVVPLDAGAAPVPHVSGAVSGPGYEHESHQQAARQDAFSEAAQGAQQGSHAAESGEAFKKTEGFENQGGFRKQEGFSDKSSNRYGSGFFQGSEGQHEFDRGDQHSFGVAGYGVHRSSAGVAGGPNYQELLKVGFVP is encoded by the exons ATGCTGAAGAACGTTGTGCAAGCGCTC GCTCTGGGAGCACTGTTCGTGTTTCTGGCCGCTGGTCATCCTTTGCCTGAGGAACCCGAATCCAGTCCTGCCGCCGAGGCACGGGCGGATGACATAGCTCACGCTGTGGAACAGGTGTCCGCCGACGGCGTGGCTTCGCCTGACGGTTCTCCTGAAGCAGCGGTAGTAGAAACAGCAGCAGCCGGCGCAGTGCCTGGCGAGGCTGCTGGCGaagttgcaccatcgtcggacg GAGCGTCTGAAGTGGCTGCGGCAGCCGGCGGTGCCCACGGTCCTCTCGTAGTGCCGCTGGACGCAGGAGCCGCCCCAGTCCCCCATGTTTCGGGAGCTGTGTCAGGGCCAGGGTACGAACACGAATCTCACCAGCAGGCGGCGCGGCAAGATGCATTCAGCGAGGCGGCGCAAGGAGCTCAGCAGGGCAGCCATGCTGCAGAATCCGGCGAGGCCTTCAAGAAGACCGAAGGCTTCGAGAACCAAGGCGGCTTCCGAAAGCAGGAGGGGTTCTCTGACAAGAGCAGCAACCGCTACGGGTCCGGGTTCTTCCAGGGTAGCGAGGGACAGCACGAATTCGATCGCGGGGACCAGCACTCCTTTGGCGTCGCTGGCTACGGCGTGCACAGATCGTCGGCCGGCGTGGCCGGTGGACCAAACTACCAGGAGCTGCTGAAGGTCGGCTTCGTCCCGTGA